In a genomic window of Acidiphilium multivorum AIU301:
- the repC gene encoding plasmid replication protein RepC, translated as METESPGFGRNTNINQRPGGLRRLSLAMIATDRTAEGFTGLSDGAGGPGAVLAAFKAAAPYLGLPPRVVHAVDWLFRFTQRQDWEPGARPVVWPSATVQQADLDLGVSQTKALNRLLVELGLVVMRDSPNGKRYGRRDRSGRIVEAYGFDLSPLGVRLEEFRAVAEKGRAEREAVRQLRRRVTIARKAIEQIVETAVEVGLEPVAFVREAEEARRLCWRLGKEERSDVLAFGVTRLEDRHGELRQRLESLIADRRGMAQKDVETDPKGPENRPHQYKYKSNPDPEQDTVSGIEKSSPTPVRSVAAVGKPGLRDGSSGPQTGRGAQKPARQDDGTVLRITPDELVRLAPRLRPYLGRSSPAWPDIVEAADWLRHDLGVSKPLWGEACLAMGREQAAIALAIVSARPAGHFRSTPGGYFHGMVTKARAGELNLGKSIWGLRAQDRSSGPGKAAPRHCGPEGLAIPRIST; from the coding sequence ATGGAGACGGAAAGTCCCGGTTTCGGGCGAAATACCAATATAAATCAGAGGCCTGGCGGACTTCGCCGGTTGAGCCTGGCGATGATTGCGACGGACCGGACCGCGGAAGGTTTCACCGGACTGTCAGACGGGGCAGGGGGGCCGGGCGCGGTTCTGGCGGCCTTCAAGGCGGCGGCGCCCTATCTCGGCCTGCCGCCGCGGGTGGTGCATGCGGTGGACTGGCTGTTCCGCTTTACCCAGCGGCAGGACTGGGAGCCGGGGGCGCGTCCGGTGGTCTGGCCGTCCGCTACGGTCCAGCAGGCGGATCTTGATCTGGGGGTATCGCAGACCAAGGCGCTGAACCGGCTTCTGGTCGAGCTGGGCCTGGTGGTGATGCGGGACAGTCCGAATGGCAAGCGTTACGGGCGGCGTGATCGTAGTGGGCGGATTGTCGAGGCGTATGGGTTCGACCTGTCACCGCTTGGGGTGCGGCTCGAGGAATTCCGGGCTGTGGCGGAGAAGGGGCGGGCGGAGCGTGAGGCGGTTCGCCAGTTGCGCCGGCGGGTGACGATTGCCCGCAAGGCGATCGAGCAGATCGTGGAAACGGCGGTCGAGGTCGGGCTGGAGCCGGTGGCTTTTGTGCGGGAGGCGGAGGAGGCGCGTCGGCTGTGCTGGCGTCTGGGCAAGGAGGAGAGATCCGATGTCCTCGCCTTTGGCGTAACCCGGCTCGAGGACCGTCATGGCGAGCTGCGCCAGCGGCTTGAGAGCCTGATCGCCGATAGGCGGGGAATGGCACAGAAAGATGTGGAAACCGACCCCAAGGGGCCGGAAAACCGGCCCCACCAATACAAATACAAATCAAACCCTGATCCTGAACAGGATACGGTATCTGGCATTGAGAAAAGTAGTCCGACCCCGGTGAGGTCGGTGGCCGCGGTCGGCAAGCCGGGACTGCGGGACGGATCGTCGGGACCACAGACGGGGAGGGGGGCGCAAAAACCCGCCCGGCAGGACGATGGAACGGTGCTGCGGATCACACCGGACGAGCTAGTGCGGCTGGCACCGCGGCTGCGGCCGTATCTCGGGCGGTCATCGCCGGCCTGGCCGGATATTGTGGAGGCGGCGGACTGGCTGCGGCATGATCTCGGAGTGTCGAAGCCGCTCTGGGGTGAGGCATGCCTTGCCATGGGCCGGGAGCAGGCGGCGATTGCGCTGGCTATTGTCTCGGCACGCCCGGCGGGGCATTTCCGGAGCACGCCCGGGGGGTATTTCCACGGCATGGTCACCAAGGCCCGGGCCGGCGAGCTCAACCTCGGCAAGTCCATCTGGGGCCTGCGCGCCCAGGACAGAAGTTCAGGGCCGGGAAAAGCCGCACCGCGACACTGTGGACCGGAGGGGCTTGCCATTCCGCGGATTTCGACCTGA
- a CDS encoding plasmid mobilization protein, whose amino-acid sequence MDTAYPRQIRSARETRTEIVRVRCTPSERKAIEELANVTGQSLSDFVRAGALSVDIRGRVEQRAIYALADAVGHMNVLGAQLKQWQTARDGDDASAASAERVLADIEAAVRDVHEKVAAL is encoded by the coding sequence ATGGACACAGCCTACCCCCGACAGATCCGCTCTGCGCGCGAGACCCGGACAGAGATAGTCCGGGTGCGCTGCACGCCTTCCGAGCGCAAGGCGATCGAGGAGCTAGCCAACGTTACCGGGCAGTCGCTGAGCGACTTTGTACGGGCGGGTGCGCTGTCAGTGGACATCCGGGGGCGGGTGGAGCAGCGGGCGATCTACGCGTTGGCCGATGCGGTGGGCCACATGAACGTGCTGGGCGCGCAACTGAAACAGTGGCAGACGGCACGGGACGGGGATGACGCCTCGGCGGCCTCGGCCGAGCGGGTACTGGCGGATATCGAGGCGGCTGTCCGAGATGTTCACGAGAAGGTGGCGGCGCTGTGA
- a CDS encoding type II toxin-antitoxin system Phd/YefM family antitoxin, whose product MRTYNIHEAKTHLSRLIEQALKGEGFLIAKAGKPLVKVTALGKPEASSTRRLGFMAGRMRVPDDFNRIGADEVRKLFEDDA is encoded by the coding sequence ATGCGGACCTATAACATTCACGAGGCAAAGACCCATCTGTCCCGGCTGATCGAGCAGGCTCTGAAGGGGGAGGGGTTCCTGATCGCCAAGGCGGGCAAGCCGCTGGTGAAAGTCACTGCCCTGGGCAAACCGGAAGCATCCAGCACCCGGCGGCTCGGGTTCATGGCCGGGCGGATGAGGGTGCCGGACGATTTCAACAGGATCGGGGCTGACGAGGTCCGGAAGCTGTTCGAGGACGATGCGTGA
- a CDS encoding type II toxin-antitoxin system VapC family toxin: MKLLLDTHLLLWAAENAPRMPEAARELIADPGNELYFSAASLWEIAIKQGLGRPDFEVDARVLRRGLIDNGYLELPILSEHAVAIEGLPAIHKDPFDRLLIVQAMVEGITLLTNDAVVARYPGPVRFV, from the coding sequence GTGAAGCTGCTGCTGGATACGCATCTGCTGCTTTGGGCCGCAGAGAATGCGCCGCGGATGCCGGAAGCCGCCCGGGAACTGATCGCCGATCCGGGGAACGAACTGTATTTCAGCGCGGCCAGCCTGTGGGAGATTGCGATCAAGCAAGGGCTTGGCCGGCCGGATTTCGAAGTTGACGCACGGGTATTGCGGCGCGGACTGATCGACAATGGTTATCTGGAACTTCCGATCCTGAGCGAACATGCGGTGGCGATCGAGGGTTTGCCCGCGATCCACAAGGATCCGTTCGACCGGCTTCTGATTGTCCAGGCGATGGTCGAGGGAATCACGCTTTTGACCAATGATGCGGTCGTTGCACGGTATCCCGGCCCGGTCCGATTTGTTTAG
- a CDS encoding Tn3 family transposase, translated as MPLRVLLSAEQRARLFSIPTDMASMSRHYVLDAADLAMVRVRRRASNRLGFAVQLCVLRFPGRTLDPSEYPPAPALAFVAEQIGVDPLLFAEYARRAETRREHLVELQKFTGLRSFGLDDWRACLHAGADTAWATDRGEPIIQAMLVHLRESRVLLPSATVLERIGLAARVRARKKTFEVLAAGMADAERSALTELLTVDPELRRSRFAWLRDYSESPAPSNIVSLLDRLEYVRAMGIDPARAGRIHAARLVRLTDEGALMTVQHIADLEPARRTAILIAQIASLETRLTDATLAMFEKYVGTLFSRARNRDERRFQATRRDVAKALLLFRRTIAALRQAKEAGEDGITAIEREIGMNQLEDVLPIIGAVADVADQDILVTAAERYTVLRRFSPRFLAAFDFRSNMPNDPVLAAIELLRALNRGAIRSLPKRPPSTFLPPQWRKLIFAGGTADRRLYETAVLAVLRDKLRGSNIWVAGSRDYQAFETYLLPAGAGAATGIDGEADPDRYVASRAEMLRERLTFVAARAAQGDLDGVEIEDGKLFIARTPPTVPDAARDLALRLNSMLPRVRITEVLSEVDAWTGFTDRFVHLRTGNPVTDKAALLAAVLADGTNLGLARMADASRGLSYHHLVNVAQWHISDDNYVAARAAIINAHHAHPMAAIWDDGTSSSSDGQYFRAAGRAGAGGSVNAKYGIEPGAVIYTHVSGQYGPFHTRVISATMSEAPYVLDGLLHHVHQTDLRIAEHYTDTAGATDHVFGLCHLLGYRFAPRIKDLRDRKLYTIEKPGTWPLLVPLIGDAVETTAILGQWPELMRLKASINAGTVLPSVILRKLAAAGGGNTLSRALRAVGRIERTLFTLQWLSDPALRQRSHAGLNKGEASNALRRAVFFHRQGEIRDRTFENQSFRASGLSLITAAIVHWNTIYLDQAVQHLRAQGTAVPDDLLAHVAPLGWEHIALTGDYVWNPANPNASFRPLRDVRAPFIPRAA; from the coding sequence ATGCCACTCCGCGTTCTTTTATCCGCTGAACAACGAGCCCGTTTGTTTTCAATTCCAACGGACATGGCCTCCATGAGCCGGCATTACGTACTGGATGCTGCTGACCTCGCTATGGTCAGGGTCAGACGCCGGGCAAGCAACCGGCTCGGCTTTGCCGTGCAACTCTGTGTTCTCCGCTTCCCAGGCCGCACTCTGGATCCATCGGAATATCCACCGGCGCCGGCGCTGGCTTTTGTTGCTGAACAGATCGGTGTCGATCCTTTGTTGTTTGCGGAATACGCGCGCCGTGCTGAAACCCGTCGGGAGCATTTGGTCGAGCTCCAAAAGTTCACTGGTCTGCGTAGTTTTGGCCTCGATGACTGGCGCGCCTGCCTACATGCTGGTGCGGATACGGCTTGGGCCACAGATCGCGGCGAACCCATCATCCAGGCTATGCTCGTTCATCTGAGAGAAAGCCGGGTATTGCTTCCCTCGGCGACAGTGTTGGAGCGAATTGGACTGGCCGCCCGTGTCCGAGCACGCAAGAAAACATTCGAGGTGCTGGCAGCCGGGATGGCCGATGCGGAGCGCAGTGCTCTGACCGAGCTGCTGACGGTCGATCCCGAGTTGCGTCGCTCCCGTTTTGCCTGGCTGCGGGATTATTCGGAATCACCAGCTCCCTCCAACATCGTCTCCCTGCTCGATCGCCTCGAATATGTCCGCGCCATGGGCATTGATCCCGCACGGGCTGGTCGTATCCATGCTGCCCGCCTGGTCCGGCTGACCGACGAGGGGGCGCTCATGACCGTGCAGCACATCGCCGATCTGGAGCCGGCGCGGCGCACAGCCATTCTCATTGCCCAGATCGCAAGCCTGGAAACCCGTCTGACGGACGCGACGCTTGCCATGTTCGAGAAATATGTCGGCACTTTGTTCAGCCGGGCGCGCAACCGCGATGAGCGTCGGTTTCAGGCCACGCGGCGCGATGTCGCCAAGGCGCTACTGCTGTTCCGCCGGACGATCGCCGCCCTTCGCCAGGCGAAGGAGGCCGGAGAAGATGGGATCACCGCCATCGAGCGCGAGATCGGCATGAACCAGCTCGAAGATGTGCTGCCGATCATCGGCGCCGTCGCCGATGTGGCGGATCAGGATATTTTGGTCACGGCGGCCGAGCGATATACGGTGCTCCGCCGGTTCAGCCCCCGCTTCCTGGCCGCCTTCGATTTCCGGTCGAATATGCCGAACGATCCCGTTCTGGCCGCGATCGAACTTCTCCGCGCCCTGAACCGTGGCGCGATCCGCAGCTTGCCCAAGCGGCCGCCCTCCACGTTCCTGCCGCCGCAGTGGCGGAAATTGATTTTTGCCGGCGGCACAGCCGACCGGCGGCTCTATGAAACAGCGGTGCTGGCCGTGCTGCGCGACAAGCTGCGGGGCAGTAATATCTGGGTCGCTGGCAGCCGCGATTACCAGGCGTTCGAGACCTATCTGCTTCCGGCCGGGGCGGGTGCGGCCACCGGCATCGATGGTGAGGCCGATCCCGATCGTTACGTCGCAAGCCGGGCAGAGATGCTGCGCGAGCGTCTGACCTTCGTGGCCGCCCGGGCCGCGCAGGGCGACCTCGACGGGGTGGAGATTGAGGACGGCAAACTTTTTATCGCCCGCACGCCGCCCACCGTGCCCGACGCGGCTCGCGATCTGGCGCTGCGGCTGAACAGTATGCTGCCGCGGGTGCGGATCACCGAGGTTTTGAGCGAGGTCGATGCCTGGACCGGGTTCACGGACAGGTTCGTGCATCTGCGCACCGGTAACCCCGTCACCGACAAAGCGGCCCTGCTGGCAGCGGTGCTCGCTGACGGCACCAATCTTGGCCTTGCCCGCATGGCGGACGCCTCGCGCGGTCTCAGCTATCACCACCTGGTCAATGTGGCCCAATGGCACATCAGCGATGACAATTATGTCGCCGCCCGCGCCGCCATCATCAATGCGCACCATGCACACCCCATGGCGGCAATCTGGGATGATGGGACAAGCTCGTCTTCGGACGGGCAATATTTCCGGGCCGCAGGCCGCGCCGGAGCCGGCGGCTCGGTAAACGCCAAATACGGCATCGAGCCGGGCGCGGTGATCTACACCCATGTTTCCGGTCAATACGGACCGTTCCACACGCGCGTCATCTCCGCGACGATGAGCGAGGCGCCTTATGTGCTCGACGGGCTGCTGCATCATGTCCACCAGACCGATCTGCGCATCGCCGAGCATTATACCGATACCGCCGGCGCGACCGATCATGTCTTCGGTCTCTGCCATCTGCTGGGTTACAGGTTTGCCCCCAGGATCAAGGATCTCCGGGACCGCAAGCTCTACACGATAGAAAAGCCAGGCACCTGGCCGCTGCTGGTGCCGCTCATCGGCGACGCCGTCGAAACCACCGCCATCCTCGGGCAATGGCCGGAGTTGATGCGGTTAAAGGCATCCATCAATGCCGGCACTGTTCTGCCTTCCGTCATCTTGCGGAAGCTGGCCGCCGCCGGTGGAGGAAACACTCTGTCCAGGGCGTTACGGGCTGTGGGGCGGATCGAGCGCACCCTGTTCACCCTGCAATGGCTGTCCGATCCCGCTCTGCGCCAGCGCAGTCATGCCGGGCTCAATAAGGGCGAGGCCAGCAATGCCCTGCGCCGCGCCGTATTCTTCCATCGCCAGGGTGAAATCCGCGACCGCACCTTCGAAAATCAGAGCTTCCGGGCCTCCGGGCTCAGTCTCATCACCGCCGCCATCGTCCACTGGAATACCATCTATCTCGACCAGGCCGTCCAGCACCTGCGGGCCCAGGGTACGGCAGTGCCCGATGATCTCCTGGCGCATGTCGCGCCGCTCGGATGGGAACACATCGCTCTGACCGGCGATTATGTCTGGAATCCCGCCAATCCCAATGCCAGCTTCAGGCCGCTACGCGATGTTCGCGCTCCGTTCATACCCCGCGCCGCTTAG
- a CDS encoding recombinase family protein: MAHTLIGYARCSTDRQDLAAQRAELEQLGVKPDRIYTDHGLTGTNRARPGLAQALAAVRKGDTLVVPKLDRLARSVPDARAIADELITRGVKLALGAAVYDPTDPMGKMFFNILATFAEFEADLIRLRTREGMAIARAKGKLRGKRPTLSERQQKELRRMYDTGNYSITDLADLFSVSRPTIYRTLARQPANA; the protein is encoded by the coding sequence ATGGCCCACACCCTGATCGGTTACGCCCGCTGTTCAACCGACCGGCAAGATCTCGCCGCGCAACGCGCCGAACTCGAACAGCTCGGGGTAAAGCCGGACCGCATCTATACGGACCATGGCCTCACAGGCACCAATCGTGCCCGCCCCGGGCTTGCTCAAGCCTTGGCGGCGGTGCGTAAAGGCGACACCCTGGTCGTGCCAAAACTCGACCGCCTTGCACGCTCCGTTCCAGATGCCCGTGCGATCGCCGATGAACTCATTACCCGCGGTGTCAAACTCGCGCTCGGCGCGGCCGTCTATGACCCAACCGACCCAATGGGGAAGATGTTCTTCAACATTCTCGCCACCTTCGCAGAGTTTGAGGCCGACCTGATCCGGTTACGTACCAGAGAAGGCATGGCCATCGCTCGCGCCAAAGGAAAATTACGCGGCAAAAGGCCGACGCTATCCGAAAGACAACAAAAAGAACTGCGCCGCATGTACGACACTGGCAATTATTCCATCACTGATCTCGCAGACCTATTCTCCGTCTCCCGCCCAACCATCTATCGTACCCTCGCCAGGCAGCCCGCCAACGCTTAG
- a CDS encoding recombinase family protein: MLIGYMRVSTDNDRQVLDLQRDALLGAGVDERHLFEDRAGGSRRDRPGLAAALAYLKSDDCLVVWKLDRLGRSLPHLLETVNSLRTRGVGFRSLTEQMDTTTPQGEFLFHVFGALAQFERSLIQERVQAGLAAARRRGRRGGRPVAIDAEKLAAVITALDTGATKSSACRTFGISRSTLVDSLARIGWSPGLNKQEGGTSGSSTDIDRGTDRAAV; encoded by the coding sequence ATGCTGATCGGTTACATGCGCGTCTCGACCGACAATGACCGACAGGTGCTCGACCTGCAGCGCGATGCCCTGCTCGGAGCCGGGGTCGATGAGCGGCATCTGTTCGAGGACCGTGCCGGCGGCAGCCGGCGCGATCGGCCGGGTCTCGCCGCGGCACTGGCCTATCTGAAATCGGACGATTGCCTCGTGGTCTGGAAGCTGGACCGGCTCGGCCGGTCGCTGCCGCATCTTCTGGAGACGGTGAACAGCCTCAGGACTCGTGGCGTCGGCTTCCGGTCCCTGACCGAGCAGATGGACACTACGACGCCGCAGGGGGAATTCCTGTTTCATGTCTTTGGCGCTCTGGCACAGTTCGAGCGTTCGCTGATCCAGGAGCGGGTGCAGGCAGGTCTGGCGGCCGCCCGTCGCCGGGGTCGGCGGGGCGGCCGGCCGGTGGCGATCGACGCCGAGAAGCTGGCGGCAGTGATCACCGCGCTCGACACCGGCGCCACGAAATCGTCGGCCTGCCGTACTTTCGGCATTTCGCGGAGCACGCTGGTCGACTCTCTGGCCCGGATCGGCTGGTCTCCCGGCCTGAACAAACAGGAGGGAGGGACCAGTGGGTCATCGACGGATATTGACCGGGGAACAGATCGCGCAGCTGTTTGA
- a CDS encoding type II toxin-antitoxin system Phd/YefM family antitoxin: MTITTLSSREFNQDTSRAKKAASEGPVFITDRGKPAHVLLSIEEYHRITGKRRSIADALAMPGLTDIEFDPPRVSIGLRPADFS; encoded by the coding sequence ATGACCATCACCACCCTATCCAGCAGGGAGTTCAATCAGGACACCAGCCGGGCCAAGAAAGCCGCTTCAGAAGGTCCGGTTTTCATCACTGACCGGGGCAAACCCGCACACGTCCTACTCAGCATCGAGGAATACCACCGCATCACGGGAAAGCGCCGCAGCATTGCTGACGCACTGGCCATGCCTGGCCTTACCGATATCGAATTTGACCCGCCTCGCGTCAGCATTGGCCTTCGCCCCGCCGATTTCTCCTGA
- a CDS encoding type II toxin-antitoxin system VapC family toxin, with product MFILDTNVVSELRKVRLGKAHPQVAIWADSVDAETLYISAITILEIEIGILQIERKDPDQGDLLRAWLEKQVLPEFEGRIFPVDTAVARRCATLHVPDPHAERDALIAATALAHGMTIVTRNVADFHTTGVPLLNPWEPEH from the coding sequence ATGTTCATCCTCGATACCAATGTCGTCTCTGAACTCCGCAAGGTGCGCCTGGGTAAGGCGCACCCTCAGGTGGCCATCTGGGCCGACAGCGTAGACGCCGAAACCCTCTACATCTCGGCGATCACTATCCTCGAAATCGAGATCGGCATCCTGCAAATCGAGCGGAAAGACCCCGATCAAGGGGATTTGCTGCGCGCCTGGCTGGAAAAGCAGGTGTTGCCCGAGTTCGAAGGGCGCATTTTCCCAGTGGATACAGCCGTCGCCCGGCGCTGCGCGACTTTGCATGTTCCTGATCCTCACGCCGAACGGGATGCACTCATCGCCGCAACAGCGTTGGCCCATGGCATGACCATCGTGACCCGCAACGTCGCGGACTTTCACACAACCGGCGTACCGCTCCTCAATCCATGGGAGCCGGAGCACTGA
- the traA gene encoding Ti-type conjugative transfer relaxase TraA: protein MAIYHLSMKPVARGSGRSAVAAAAYRAADRLENARDGMVHDFSRRHGVEHAEIILPNDTVAADGTVVHGVGPEWARDRSALWNAAELAERRKDARVAREIEVALPHELSAEQRLALTRDFAQALARQYGVAVDFAIHAPHGHTDVRNHHAHILLTTRRMMIGRGEAGRWIGAMPAGFLGEKSELELENKKLQALGLPTSHEQLRDIRSGWEQRTNEHLVRAGLDVRIDHRSHQERGLEIEPTQHMGVNATQMERRGKVVSRVRIDEDAAKRNAALIRERPDQVLTLITGEKSVFDRHDVARALHRYIGDADAFQAAFATVMASPALVELRAEQRDERGRVIEQARYSTREMVGIERDMAISADRMAQGRGFGVAGRRVEAAIETRPFLADEQRAAIEHVCGPERISAVVGLAGAGKSTMLAAAREAWVAQGYRVHGAALAGKAAEGLEESAGIASRTLASWERGWERGFDRLGPRDVLVIDEAGMVGSKQLSRFITEADRAGAKIVLVGDPEQLQPIGPGAAFRAVAERVGFVDLAEIRRQREVWQRAASVAFGRHQTEEGLRAYAERDAVRFEATAADARAAIVRDVLADMEARPDGSRLVLAHRNADVRDLNEAIRTVRRERGALTDERVYRTTEGERAFAPGDRLLFRENNRELGVKNGMLGTVELAEDDRLLVWLDSPSGPGRGRSVSVSMADYAAVDHGYATTIHKAQGATVDRAYVLASGTMDRHLTYVAMTRHRDGVTLYADREEFSTVAALSARLSRSQAKETTLDYDRADYAHRRGLDVRPREAVVAHEIAAGRAGFRERYEAHRQQQAAEAARNKGAHGLVREWARRSEAYNKALPGLAADPTLVGGARAELLGFEQLLDRHSEAAQWLRARGHDFGVKDGSALAQVLASPDAGRAIGRLIEGAEERMRGQLAREAERVAARKQQERSVSRDRGMSM, encoded by the coding sequence ATGGCGATCTACCATCTGAGCATGAAGCCTGTGGCCCGTGGCTCCGGTCGCAGTGCAGTCGCGGCGGCAGCGTATCGCGCGGCCGATCGTCTTGAGAATGCACGCGATGGGATGGTGCATGACTTCAGTCGGCGTCATGGGGTGGAGCATGCAGAGATTATTCTCCCCAATGACACCGTAGCGGCAGACGGTACCGTTGTTCATGGCGTAGGTCCTGAATGGGCGCGTGACCGATCAGCGTTGTGGAATGCTGCGGAATTGGCGGAGAGACGCAAGGATGCGCGGGTCGCTCGCGAAATCGAGGTTGCGCTCCCGCACGAGCTGTCGGCGGAGCAGCGGCTGGCACTGACGCGGGATTTTGCTCAGGCTCTGGCCAGGCAGTACGGGGTTGCGGTGGATTTTGCGATCCATGCGCCCCACGGTCATACCGATGTCCGCAACCACCATGCCCATATCCTGCTGACCACGCGACGGATGATGATCGGGCGTGGCGAGGCGGGGCGCTGGATCGGGGCCATGCCGGCCGGTTTCCTGGGCGAGAAATCCGAACTCGAGCTTGAGAACAAGAAGCTGCAGGCGCTTGGTCTGCCGACCTCGCATGAGCAGCTTCGGGATATTCGCTCCGGCTGGGAGCAGCGGACGAACGAACATCTGGTGCGTGCAGGGCTGGATGTGCGGATCGATCACCGTTCGCATCAGGAGCGCGGGCTGGAGATCGAGCCGACGCAGCACATGGGCGTGAATGCGACGCAGATGGAGCGGCGTGGCAAGGTCGTATCGCGGGTTCGGATCGATGAGGACGCCGCGAAGCGTAACGCCGCGCTGATCCGGGAGCGGCCGGATCAGGTGCTGACGCTCATCACAGGCGAGAAGAGCGTATTCGATCGTCACGATGTGGCGCGGGCGCTGCACCGCTATATCGGCGATGCCGATGCGTTCCAGGCGGCGTTTGCAACAGTGATGGCGTCGCCTGCCCTGGTGGAATTGCGGGCCGAGCAGCGCGACGAGCGCGGGCGGGTGATCGAGCAAGCCCGGTATTCAACCAGGGAAATGGTTGGCATCGAACGCGATATGGCGATTAGCGCCGATCGCATGGCCCAAGGTCGCGGGTTCGGTGTCGCTGGCCGGCGTGTGGAAGCGGCGATTGAGACGCGGCCATTCCTGGCCGACGAGCAGCGGGCCGCCATCGAGCATGTGTGCGGGCCAGAGCGTATCTCTGCGGTGGTGGGGTTGGCCGGGGCGGGGAAGAGCACGATGCTGGCGGCGGCCCGCGAGGCGTGGGTTGCGCAAGGCTACCGGGTGCATGGGGCGGCGCTGGCGGGCAAGGCGGCCGAAGGGCTGGAGGAGTCGGCTGGCATTGCCTCGCGCACGCTGGCCTCATGGGAGCGGGGCTGGGAACGAGGGTTCGACCGGCTCGGGCCGCGCGATGTGCTGGTGATCGACGAGGCCGGCATGGTCGGCTCGAAGCAGCTTTCCCGGTTTATCACCGAGGCGGACCGGGCTGGTGCGAAAATCGTGCTGGTGGGCGATCCCGAGCAGCTGCAGCCGATCGGGCCGGGGGCGGCGTTCCGTGCGGTGGCTGAGCGGGTCGGTTTTGTTGACCTGGCGGAAATCCGCCGGCAGCGCGAGGTCTGGCAGCGGGCGGCGTCGGTGGCGTTCGGGCGGCACCAGACAGAGGAGGGTTTGCGCGCCTATGCCGAGCGCGATGCTGTCCGGTTTGAGGCAACCGCGGCGGATGCGCGGGCGGCGATTGTGCGGGATGTGCTGGCCGATATGGAGGCGCGGCCAGATGGCTCTCGCCTGGTGCTGGCGCACCGCAACGCGGACGTGCGGGACCTCAACGAGGCGATCCGGACGGTTCGGCGCGAGCGGGGCGCGCTGACGGACGAGCGGGTTTATCGCACGACCGAGGGCGAGCGGGCCTTTGCGCCGGGGGATCGGCTGCTGTTCCGGGAGAACAACCGCGAGCTGGGCGTGAAGAACGGGATGCTGGGCACGGTGGAGTTGGCCGAGGACGACCGCCTTCTGGTGTGGCTGGATTCTCCCTCCGGGCCTGGGCGGGGTCGGTCGGTGTCGGTCTCGATGGCGGATTATGCTGCCGTGGATCACGGCTATGCCACCACCATTCACAAGGCGCAGGGGGCGACGGTGGACCGGGCCTATGTGCTGGCCTCGGGCACGATGGACCGGCATCTGACCTATGTGGCGATGACGCGGCACCGGGACGGGGTGACGCTCTACGCCGATCGGGAGGAATTCAGCACCGTGGCTGCCCTGTCGGCGCGGCTGTCCCGATCCCAGGCCAAGGAAACCACGCTGGACTATGATCGGGCGGACTATGCCCATCGGCGGGGGCTCGATGTCCGGCCACGGGAGGCGGTGGTAGCGCACGAGATCGCGGCGGGACGCGCTGGGTTCCGGGAGCGGTACGAGGCGCATCGGCAGCAGCAGGCGGCCGAGGCGGCGCGCAACAAGGGAGCGCATGGGCTGGTGCGGGAGTGGGCGCGGCGATCGGAGGCATACAACAAGGCGCTGCCGGGGCTGGCGGCTGATCCGACTCTGGTCGGTGGGGCGCGGGCGGAGCTGCTGGGGTTTGAGCAGTTGCTGGATCGTCATTCCGAAGCGGCACAGTGGCTGCGGGCGCGTGGCCATGACTTCGGGGTGAAGGATGGATCTGCACTGGCGCAGGTGCTGGCATCGCCGGATGCCGGGCGGGCCATCGGCCGGCTGATTGAAGGCGCGGAAGAGCGGATGCGTGGCCAGCTGGCGCGTGAAGCCGAGCGGGTGGCCGCTCGAAAGCAGCAGGAAAGATCCGTGTCGCGGGATCGGGGGATGTCGATGTGA